From a region of the Ovis aries strain OAR_USU_Benz2616 breed Rambouillet chromosome 2, ARS-UI_Ramb_v3.0, whole genome shotgun sequence genome:
- the STMN4 gene encoding stathmin-4 isoform X1, with amino-acid sequence MTLAAYKEKMKELPLVSLFCSCFLADPLNKSSYKYEGWCGRQCRRKDESQRRDSADWRERREQADTVDLNWCVISDMEVIELNKCTSGQSFEVILKPPSFDGVPEFNASLPRRRDPSLEEIQKKLEAAEERRKYQEAELLKHLAEKREHEREVIQKAIEENNNFIKMAKEKLAQKMESNKENREAHLAAMLERLQEKVRGLGLERRLLDLLFLPRQVQWTCLSFQGASSLRQEWPHFC; translated from the exons ATGACCCTTGCTG CCTACAAGGAGAAGATGAAGGAGCTCCCGCTGGTGTCCTTGTTCTGCTCCTGCTTCCTGGCCGACCCCCTGAATAAGTCATCCTATAAATATGAAG GCTGGTGTGGGAGACAGTGTAGGAGAAAAGATGAGAGCCAGCGGAGAGACAGTGCTGactggagagaaagaagagagcagg CAGACACAGTGGACCTGAACTGGTGCGTCATTTCTGACATGGAAGTCATCGAGCTGAATAAATGCACCTCCGGTCAGTCCTTTGAAGTCATCCTGAAGCCACCCTCCTTTGATGGGGTGCCTGAGTTCAATGCCTCCCTTCCCAGACGGCGAGACCCATCGCTGGAAGAAATCCAGAAGAAACTGGAAGCAGCTGAGGAGCGGAGGAAG TACCAGGAAGCAGAGCTCCTGAAGCACCTGGCAGAGAAGAGAGAACACGAGCGGGAGGTGATCCAAAAAGCCATCGAGGAAAACAACAACTTCATCAAGATGGCAAAGGAAAAACTGGCCCAGAAGATGGAATCCAATAAGGAGAACCGGGAGGCCCACCTTGCTGCCATGTTGGAACGGCTGCAAGAGAAGGTAAGAGGCCTTGGATTGGAGAGGAGACTCCTGGACTTGCTCTTCCTTCCACGGCAAGTACAGTGGACATGCCTATCATTTCAGGGAGCAAGTAGCCTCAGGCAGGAGTGGCCACATTTCTGTTAG
- the STMN4 gene encoding stathmin-4 isoform X2, translating to MTLAAYKEKMKELPLVSLFCSCFLADPLNKSSYKYEGWCGRQCRRKDESQRRDSADWRERREQADTVDLNWCVISDMEVIELNKCTSGQSFEVILKPPSFDGVPEFNASLPRRRDPSLEEIQKKLEAAEERRKYQEAELLKHLAEKREHEREVIQKAIEENNNFIKMAKEKLAQKMESNKENREAHLAAMLERLQEKDKHAEEVRKNKELKEEASR from the exons ATGACCCTTGCTG CCTACAAGGAGAAGATGAAGGAGCTCCCGCTGGTGTCCTTGTTCTGCTCCTGCTTCCTGGCCGACCCCCTGAATAAGTCATCCTATAAATATGAAG GCTGGTGTGGGAGACAGTGTAGGAGAAAAGATGAGAGCCAGCGGAGAGACAGTGCTGactggagagaaagaagagagcagg CAGACACAGTGGACCTGAACTGGTGCGTCATTTCTGACATGGAAGTCATCGAGCTGAATAAATGCACCTCCGGTCAGTCCTTTGAAGTCATCCTGAAGCCACCCTCCTTTGATGGGGTGCCTGAGTTCAATGCCTCCCTTCCCAGACGGCGAGACCCATCGCTGGAAGAAATCCAGAAGAAACTGGAAGCAGCTGAGGAGCGGAGGAAG TACCAGGAAGCAGAGCTCCTGAAGCACCTGGCAGAGAAGAGAGAACACGAGCGGGAGGTGATCCAAAAAGCCATCGAGGAAAACAACAACTTCATCAAGATGGCAAAGGAAAAACTGGCCCAGAAGATGGAATCCAATAAGGAGAACCGGGAGGCCCACCTTGCTGCCATGTTGGAACGGCTGCAAGAGAAG
- the STMN4 gene encoding stathmin-4 isoform X3, producing the protein MTLAAYKEKMKELPLVSLFCSCFLADPLNKSSYKYEADTVDLNWCVISDMEVIELNKCTSGQSFEVILKPPSFDGVPEFNASLPRRRDPSLEEIQKKLEAAEERRKYQEAELLKHLAEKREHEREVIQKAIEENNNFIKMAKEKLAQKMESNKENREAHLAAMLERLQEKVRGLGLERRLLDLLFLPRQVQWTCLSFQGASSLRQEWPHFC; encoded by the exons ATGACCCTTGCTG CCTACAAGGAGAAGATGAAGGAGCTCCCGCTGGTGTCCTTGTTCTGCTCCTGCTTCCTGGCCGACCCCCTGAATAAGTCATCCTATAAATATGAAG CAGACACAGTGGACCTGAACTGGTGCGTCATTTCTGACATGGAAGTCATCGAGCTGAATAAATGCACCTCCGGTCAGTCCTTTGAAGTCATCCTGAAGCCACCCTCCTTTGATGGGGTGCCTGAGTTCAATGCCTCCCTTCCCAGACGGCGAGACCCATCGCTGGAAGAAATCCAGAAGAAACTGGAAGCAGCTGAGGAGCGGAGGAAG TACCAGGAAGCAGAGCTCCTGAAGCACCTGGCAGAGAAGAGAGAACACGAGCGGGAGGTGATCCAAAAAGCCATCGAGGAAAACAACAACTTCATCAAGATGGCAAAGGAAAAACTGGCCCAGAAGATGGAATCCAATAAGGAGAACCGGGAGGCCCACCTTGCTGCCATGTTGGAACGGCTGCAAGAGAAGGTAAGAGGCCTTGGATTGGAGAGGAGACTCCTGGACTTGCTCTTCCTTCCACGGCAAGTACAGTGGACATGCCTATCATTTCAGGGAGCAAGTAGCCTCAGGCAGGAGTGGCCACATTTCTGTTAG
- the STMN4 gene encoding stathmin-4 isoform X4, giving the protein MTLAAYKEKMKELPLVSLFCSCFLADPLNKSSYKYEGWCGRQCRRKDESQRRDSADWRERREQADTVDLNWCVISDMEVIELNKCTSGQSFEVILKPPSFDGVPEFNASLPRRRDPSLEEIQKKLEAAEERRKYQEAELLKHLAEKREHEREVIQKAIEENNNFIKMAKEKLAQKMESNKENREAHLAAMLERLQEKAPPAAR; this is encoded by the exons ATGACCCTTGCTG CCTACAAGGAGAAGATGAAGGAGCTCCCGCTGGTGTCCTTGTTCTGCTCCTGCTTCCTGGCCGACCCCCTGAATAAGTCATCCTATAAATATGAAG GCTGGTGTGGGAGACAGTGTAGGAGAAAAGATGAGAGCCAGCGGAGAGACAGTGCTGactggagagaaagaagagagcagg CAGACACAGTGGACCTGAACTGGTGCGTCATTTCTGACATGGAAGTCATCGAGCTGAATAAATGCACCTCCGGTCAGTCCTTTGAAGTCATCCTGAAGCCACCCTCCTTTGATGGGGTGCCTGAGTTCAATGCCTCCCTTCCCAGACGGCGAGACCCATCGCTGGAAGAAATCCAGAAGAAACTGGAAGCAGCTGAGGAGCGGAGGAAG TACCAGGAAGCAGAGCTCCTGAAGCACCTGGCAGAGAAGAGAGAACACGAGCGGGAGGTGATCCAAAAAGCCATCGAGGAAAACAACAACTTCATCAAGATGGCAAAGGAAAAACTGGCCCAGAAGATGGAATCCAATAAGGAGAACCGGGAGGCCCACCTTGCTGCCATGTTGGAACGGCTGCAAGAGAAG GCGCCGCCTGCCGCGCGGTGA